From Woronichinia naegeliana WA131, the proteins below share one genomic window:
- a CDS encoding DUF4263 domain-containing protein — protein MKILTKHSFDANNCRKEWNDFVRLLAQNQTLSERNHILPFFKQSRDLSIFIGEFFSKIKKPDVFAHEYEIYGDFIADLVIGDSVTNHYLLVEFEDGKPESIFLKKGNKSTPDWSPRIEAAFSQLVDWLWKLEDMRSTADFQNTFGSRRATFEGLIIIGKDMNLAPQEADRLKWRMDRTMIDSNPISCISFNQLSEDLNFYLTTRYNV, from the coding sequence ATGAAGATTCTGACCAAACATTCCTTTGATGCAAATAACTGTCGCAAGGAATGGAATGATTTTGTTCGATTACTAGCTCAAAATCAGACGCTAAGTGAACGGAATCATATTCTGCCATTTTTTAAACAAAGTCGTGATCTTTCAATTTTCATTGGTGAGTTTTTTTCAAAAATTAAAAAGCCAGATGTTTTTGCTCACGAGTATGAAATTTATGGAGATTTTATTGCTGATTTAGTGATTGGTGATTCTGTAACTAATCATTATCTGCTGGTGGAATTTGAAGATGGTAAACCAGAAAGTATTTTTTTAAAAAAAGGAAATAAATCTACTCCCGATTGGTCGCCCAGAATAGAAGCCGCTTTTTCCCAGTTAGTAGATTGGCTCTGGAAATTAGAAGATATGAGAAGTACGGCGGATTTTCAAAATACTTTTGGTAGTAGAAGAGCTACATTTGAAGGCTTAATTATTATTGGTAAAGATATGAATCTTGCGCCTCAAGAGGCTGATCGTTTAAAATGGCGAATGGATAGAACGATGATTGATTCAAATCCCATATCCTGTATTTCGTTTAATCAGTTAAGTGAAGATTTAAATTTTTATTTAACCACTCGTTATAATGTTTAA
- a CDS encoding N-6 DNA methylase has translation MFADPVQKSAAYSEQNNESVFYRQVVAIAEAKYWERPLSKVSSNDQRDYYKNTNPSFQIASYLIGTGVNWGILTNGREWRLYYRLASSTATEFYPIDLVELLESDDLARFKYFWLFFRREAFEADSQGKNFLERVREGSATYATRVGNELKSLVFEQIFSQLAGGFVAQITQPGQAVKASLVYEATLSFLYKLLFLFYAEARNLLPMDRDYRSYSLITLAQEIAIKIDQKRAFSSKSFIYQKLIELFKTIDQGDTSLGVPRYNGGLFHFEGSLSSNQPNHFLLSYQLSDTILAPVIDKLARFEGQAIDYSFLGVRQLGSIYEGLLEYRLIIDDAETGQVHLENDKGDRKASGSYYTPDYIVKYIVSHTLKPILTEREQQFKVLMGEIEQLQQQRNNKKLSLETLNSLSKTLAVLERQAQTILLDIKVCDPAMGSGHFLVEAVDFLTDELIQILNRYPDYNPILKMLDQMRQSIIDNLRSQGIQLDPSRLEPTQLLQRVVMKRCIYGVDLNSMAVELAKVSLWLHSFTIGAPLSFLDHHLRCGNSLIGTTAREAELAMSQEKNGNTVQFNLLTGPFVGLLRAAEIMRGVSVLSDATFAEVEQSERLFKQFDAAAKPFKQLLDIYVSQFFGVKQAKNLLERLGTALINPDLASMKEADLTVLEDSHRLYEEKHFFHWDLEFPEVFVDLENANWAENPGFDAVISNPPYVDIKGLEKGMVDYLFERYSNMQLRINIFAAFLESCFPPITSKLGKCGFIIPSSFLTQVSYSKIRQSILKNKWIKSIVRLPNELFGEKMGEVKVDTCLILIYPQPSNESNVLTTDILIYDSFERIDAISSDSASSYLNIEQGNWLNSNDFTITIVNQSEFSLTRKIEDCSNDLQNYCEFCLGITPYDKYRGHTDEEIKKQIFHATTKIDSTYKKLLVSGDVKRYEVQWNGEKWIKYGTWLAASRESRFFKDERILVQQIIDWSSLRIFVSYTNEELYNTQNQFNLLAHEGINLKFILSILASQLISFYHRKTFLDAALQRFQKVLIKDAKLLPIRKINFTTKSDRRQRGLENLINLYQTYQTNFDLVPILSQCQQHLNQQPEEADIIHDFLAYLAEQMIALNQQKQTEIKGFLEWLESLIGCPIANLKNKSKIQNYLGDYSKQMTLDPALDLDGLISILNQNKKLIKIDPSSRQDHTRIKTEYQASLNILIPLKTQLKNCDRLIDEIVYQLYGLTTEEKAIIENSLAK, from the coding sequence TTGTTTGCTGATCCAGTCCAGAAATCAGCCGCTTATTCTGAACAAAATAATGAGTCGGTTTTTTATCGTCAGGTGGTAGCGATCGCGGAGGCTAAATATTGGGAGCGGCCTTTAAGTAAGGTTTCCAGTAATGATCAACGGGATTATTATAAAAACACAAATCCGTCCTTTCAGATTGCCAGTTATTTAATTGGTACGGGGGTTAATTGGGGTATTTTAACTAACGGGCGGGAATGGCGGTTATATTATCGGTTAGCGTCTTCAACGGCAACGGAATTTTATCCGATTGATTTAGTAGAACTATTAGAATCAGACGATTTAGCGCGATTTAAATATTTTTGGTTATTTTTTCGACGGGAGGCTTTTGAAGCAGATAGTCAAGGCAAAAATTTTCTAGAGCGGGTCAGAGAAGGTAGTGCGACCTATGCCACCAGGGTTGGTAATGAGTTAAAAAGTTTAGTGTTTGAGCAAATTTTTTCCCAGTTGGCGGGAGGATTTGTGGCTCAGATCACACAGCCAGGGCAAGCGGTTAAAGCGAGTCTGGTTTATGAAGCAACGTTATCATTTTTGTATAAGTTGTTGTTTTTATTTTATGCAGAAGCGCGGAATTTATTACCGATGGATCGGGATTATCGCAGTTATAGTTTAATTACCCTAGCTCAGGAAATTGCGATTAAAATAGATCAGAAAAGGGCTTTTAGTTCTAAGTCTTTTATTTATCAAAAATTAATTGAATTATTTAAAACCATTGATCAAGGTGATACGTCGTTAGGGGTTCCTCGTTACAATGGTGGTTTATTTCATTTTGAAGGCTCTCTTTCTTCTAATCAACCTAATCATTTTTTATTAAGTTATCAGTTATCAGACACAATTTTGGCTCCTGTGATTGATAAGTTAGCTCGATTTGAAGGTCAAGCCATTGATTATAGTTTTTTGGGAGTGCGACAATTAGGCTCTATTTATGAGGGTTTATTAGAATATCGTCTGATTATTGATGATGCAGAAACGGGTCAAGTCCATTTAGAAAATGATAAGGGCGATCGCAAAGCTTCGGGATCTTATTATACGCCCGATTATATTGTTAAGTATATTGTCAGTCATACCTTGAAGCCCATTTTGACGGAACGGGAGCAGCAATTTAAGGTGTTAATGGGGGAGATTGAGCAGTTACAGCAACAACGGAACAATAAAAAGTTAAGTTTAGAAACTTTAAATAGTCTTTCTAAAACATTAGCAGTGTTGGAACGTCAAGCGCAAACTATTTTGTTAGATATTAAGGTTTGTGATCCGGCGATGGGCAGTGGTCATTTTTTGGTGGAGGCGGTGGATTTTTTAACGGATGAGTTAATCCAAATTTTAAACCGTTACCCTGACTATAATCCCATTTTAAAGATGTTGGATCAGATGCGTCAAAGTATTATTGACAATTTACGCTCTCAAGGGATTCAACTGGATCCGAGTCGTTTGGAACCGACACAATTATTACAACGGGTTGTCATGAAACGCTGTATTTATGGGGTGGATTTAAACTCGATGGCGGTGGAGTTAGCAAAGGTTAGTTTATGGTTACATTCCTTTACGATTGGTGCGCCGTTAAGTTTTTTGGATCACCATTTGCGTTGTGGTAATTCCTTAATTGGGACAACAGCCAGGGAAGCAGAATTGGCAATGTCTCAGGAAAAAAATGGCAATACGGTGCAGTTTAATTTGTTAACGGGGCCGTTTGTAGGTTTATTGCGTGCGGCAGAAATTATGCGCGGCGTGAGTGTTTTAAGTGATGCGACTTTTGCGGAAGTGGAACAAAGTGAGCGATTATTTAAACAGTTTGATGCGGCGGCGAAACCGTTTAAGCAATTATTAGATATTTATGTGTCGCAATTTTTTGGAGTGAAACAAGCGAAAAATTTATTAGAACGTTTAGGAACGGCGTTAATTAATCCTGATCTAGCCTCAATGAAGGAAGCTGATTTAACGGTTTTAGAAGATTCTCATCGGTTATATGAAGAAAAGCATTTTTTTCATTGGGATTTGGAGTTTCCAGAGGTTTTTGTTGATTTAGAAAATGCAAATTGGGCTGAAAATCCTGGTTTTGATGCAGTTATTAGTAATCCCCCTTATGTAGATATAAAGGGTCTAGAAAAAGGAATGGTAGATTACTTATTTGAGCGTTATTCAAATATGCAATTACGAATTAATATATTTGCAGCATTTCTTGAAAGTTGTTTTCCTCCAATTACTTCTAAGTTAGGAAAATGTGGCTTTATTATTCCTTCATCTTTTTTAACTCAGGTCTCTTATTCCAAAATTCGCCAAAGCATTCTTAAAAATAAATGGATTAAAAGTATTGTAAGATTACCTAATGAGTTATTTGGTGAAAAAATGGGAGAGGTAAAAGTTGATACCTGTTTAATACTTATTTATCCACAACCAAGCAATGAATCAAATGTGCTTACAACCGATATTCTTATTTATGATTCCTTTGAAAGAATAGATGCTATCTCTTCTGATTCTGCATCCAGTTATTTAAATATTGAACAAGGGAACTGGTTGAACAGCAATGATTTTACAATAACTATTGTAAATCAAAGTGAGTTTTCACTCACAAGAAAAATTGAAGACTGTTCTAACGATTTACAAAATTACTGTGAATTTTGTTTGGGGATAACTCCTTACGATAAATATCGAGGTCATACTGATGAAGAAATCAAAAAACAAATATTTCATGCAACTACAAAAATTGATTCGACTTATAAAAAACTGCTTGTAAGTGGGGATGTCAAAAGATATGAAGTTCAATGGAATGGTGAAAAATGGATTAAATATGGTACTTGGTTAGCTGCTTCAAGAGAATCCAGATTTTTTAAAGATGAAAGAATTTTAGTTCAACAAATTATTGATTGGAGTTCTCTCAGAATTTTTGTTTCATATACAAACGAGGAGTTATACAATACTCAAAATCAATTCAATCTTCTTGCTCATGAAGGAATTAATTTAAAATTTATACTTTCTATTTTAGCATCTCAACTTATAAGCTTTTATCATCGTAAAACTTTTCTTGATGCTGCATTACAACGTTTTCAAAAAGTATTGATTAAAGATGCAAAACTTCTACCAATTCGTAAAATTAACTTCACAACAAAGAGCGATCGCCGTCAACGAGGACTAGAAAACTTAATTAACCTTTATCAAACCTATCAAACTAATTTTGATCTTGTGCCTATTCTTTCCCAATGCCAACAACACTTAAACCAACAACCCGAAGAAGCCGATATCATCCACGACTTTTTAGCCTATCTTGCCGAACAAATGATTGCTCTCAATCAACAAAAACAAACCGAAATTAAAGGCTTTTTAGAATGGTTAGAAAGTTTAATTGGTTGTCCCATTGCTAATCTTAAAAATAAAAGCAAGATTCAAAACTATCTCGGTGATTACAGCAAACAAATGACCCTTGATCCCGCCCTCGATCTTGACGGTTTAATTAGCATTCTTAACCAAAATAAAAAATTAATCAAAATTGATCCCAGTTCTCGCCAAGACCATACCCGCATTAAAACCGAATACCAAGCCAGCTTAAATATCTTAATACCCCTTAAAACTCAACTCAAAAACTGCGATCGCCTAATTGATGAAATTGTTTATCAACTCTATGGCCTAACCACTGAAGAAAAAGCAATCATTGAAAACTCACTGGCCAAATAA
- a CDS encoding NAD(P)H dehydrogenase subunit NdhS: protein MILPGSTVRVVNPDDTYYRFEGLVQRVSDGNAAVLFENGNWDKLVTFRLHELEAVVPVGKK, encoded by the coding sequence ATGATTCTACCTGGCTCAACCGTGCGAGTTGTCAATCCTGATGACACTTATTATCGTTTTGAGGGCTTAGTGCAGCGCGTTAGTGATGGCAATGCTGCTGTATTATTTGAAAATGGCAACTGGGACAAACTAGTCACCTTTCGTCTCCATGAATTAGAAGCTGTTGTGCCTGTGGGCAAAAAATAA
- a CDS encoding transcriptional repressor has translation MKAQRTRSQERIFCLLKTLHRAVSAQELYLELRQRQESIGLATVYRALEGLKLQGAIQCRTLTTGESLYSLTQQDQHHLTCVNCGASIAISECPVRELENSLERSHQFKVYYHTLEFFGICHRCQLQTAQTIESAR, from the coding sequence ATGAAAGCCCAACGAACCCGTTCTCAAGAGCGTATTTTTTGCCTACTAAAGACCCTCCATCGCGCTGTTTCGGCTCAGGAACTCTATCTAGAATTGCGACAACGCCAGGAGAGCATTGGGCTTGCCACTGTCTATCGTGCCTTAGAAGGTTTAAAACTGCAAGGGGCGATTCAATGCCGCACTCTGACGACGGGAGAGTCTCTTTACAGTTTGACTCAACAGGATCAACATCATCTGACCTGCGTGAATTGTGGAGCCTCTATTGCCATTTCCGAATGTCCCGTGAGAGAGCTTGAAAATAGCTTAGAACGTTCTCATCAATTCAAGGTTTACTATCACACTCTAGAATTTTTTGGAATTTGCCATCGCTGTCAACTTCAGACTGCCCAAACTATAGAGTCAGCGAGATAG
- the purS gene encoding phosphoribosylformylglycinamidine synthase subunit PurS: MSQQYQCRIYVTLRPSVLDPAGTAIQSGLQQLGYHEVEQVRIGKYIELKLRAANEEIARQNLDQICDQLLANTVIENYRFELTPVEQGVVLS; this comes from the coding sequence ATGTCTCAACAATACCAGTGTCGCATCTATGTCACCCTGCGCCCGTCCGTCTTAGATCCCGCCGGAACCGCTATTCAGTCGGGTTTACAACAATTGGGGTATCACGAGGTAGAGCAAGTCAGAATTGGGAAGTATATTGAGTTAAAGCTTCGGGCTGCCAATGAGGAGATAGCACGACAAAATTTAGATCAAATTTGTGATCAGTTATTAGCCAATACCGTGATTGAAAACTATCGTTTTGAGTTAACGCCGGTGGAGCAGGGAGTCGTATTAAGCTGA
- the purQ gene encoding phosphoribosylformylglycinamidine synthase subunit PurQ, with protein sequence MKFGIVVFPGSNCDRDVEMVTRGIFNQPTRFVWHQDSDLQDLDVVVLPGGFSYGDYLRCGAIARFSTVMRSVVEHANQGKYLLGICNGFQILTEVGLLPGALIRNRDLHFICDRVPIKVEQNHSPWTKAYQAQQVITLPIAHGEGRYFAEEDTLKSLEDQRQILFRYCTTGEDSTAMANLNGSLHDIAGIINPAGNVLGMMPHPERAADPMLKAIDGQGVFASLLA encoded by the coding sequence ATGAAATTTGGCATAGTTGTTTTTCCTGGCTCTAATTGTGATCGCGATGTGGAAATGGTAACGCGGGGGATTTTTAATCAACCAACCCGTTTTGTTTGGCATCAGGACTCGGACCTTCAAGATCTGGATGTGGTGGTTCTCCCTGGTGGTTTTAGTTATGGAGACTATCTGCGTTGTGGGGCGATCGCTCGTTTTTCGACCGTAATGCGCTCAGTGGTAGAACATGCCAATCAAGGTAAATATTTATTGGGTATTTGTAATGGTTTTCAGATCCTAACGGAAGTGGGATTGCTGCCAGGAGCTTTAATTCGTAATCGAGATTTACATTTTATTTGCGATCGCGTCCCCATTAAAGTAGAACAAAATCATTCTCCCTGGACAAAGGCCTATCAAGCCCAACAGGTGATCACCCTGCCGATCGCTCACGGTGAAGGTCGCTATTTTGCCGAGGAAGATACCCTCAAATCCTTAGAAGATCAGCGACAAATTTTATTTCGTTACTGCACCACCGGGGAAGATAGCACCGCAATGGCTAATCTCAACGGTTCTCTTCACGATATTGCCGGTATTATCAATCCAGCCGGTAACGTCTTAGGTATGATGCCCCACCCCGAACGGGCTGCTGATCCAATGCTCAAGGCGATCGATGGGCAAGGGGTATTTGCTAGTTTACTCGCCTAG
- the rpoD gene encoding RNA polymerase sigma factor RpoD — protein MTQANELLTMTMTTEIVMELDLDIIEIDIDFDEDNLDNLNDSVLIEPDGKKPRKVTASRRRDPSKKKPYTEDSIRIYLQEIGRIRLLRAEEEIELARQIADLLHLELIREDLCKQLKREPHDREWGKQVWKIEHTKQLLVEKNKREPKKSDIATYLAENQVDLEESWNFQADKNFSTFRRRLYLDRKAKDKMVQSNLRLVVSIAKKYMNRGLSFQDLIQEGSLGLIRAAEKFDHEKGYKFSTYATWWIRQAITRAIADQSRTIRLPVHLYETISRIKKTTKILSQKMHRKPTEEEIAEEMEMTIEKLRFIAKSAQLPISLETPIGKEEDSRLGDFIEADGETPEDEVAKNLLREDLENVLDTLSPRERDVLRLRYGLDDGRMKTLEEIGQIFNVTRERIRQIEAKALRKLRHPNRNSILKEYIR, from the coding sequence ATGACCCAGGCTAATGAGCTACTAACAATGACAATGACAACCGAGATTGTAATGGAACTAGACCTCGACATTATCGAGATTGACATTGACTTCGATGAAGATAATTTAGATAACCTAAACGACTCAGTTCTCATTGAACCTGATGGCAAAAAACCAAGGAAAGTCACTGCTTCTCGCCGTCGTGATCCGAGCAAGAAAAAGCCCTATACCGAAGACTCCATTCGGATTTATTTACAGGAAATTGGCCGCATACGACTATTGCGAGCCGAAGAAGAAATTGAACTCGCACGCCAAATTGCTGACCTCCTCCATTTAGAATTGATTCGGGAAGATCTGTGTAAGCAGTTGAAACGAGAGCCTCATGATCGGGAGTGGGGCAAGCAGGTCTGGAAAATTGAACACACCAAACAATTACTGGTTGAAAAGAATAAACGAGAACCGAAGAAGTCTGATATTGCCACTTATTTAGCTGAGAATCAGGTTGACCTAGAAGAAAGTTGGAACTTTCAAGCTGATAAAAATTTTTCTACTTTTCGCCGCCGTCTTTATTTAGACCGCAAAGCCAAGGATAAAATGGTGCAGTCGAACCTCCGTTTAGTGGTATCGATCGCCAAAAAGTATATGAATCGAGGTTTATCGTTTCAGGACTTGATTCAAGAAGGTTCTTTAGGTTTGATCCGGGCCGCGGAAAAGTTTGATCACGAAAAGGGTTATAAGTTCTCTACCTATGCTACCTGGTGGATTCGTCAGGCCATTACGAGAGCGATCGCCGATCAATCCCGCACCATTCGTCTCCCCGTCCACCTCTACGAAACCATTTCCCGTATTAAGAAAACCACCAAAATTCTTTCCCAAAAGATGCACCGCAAACCCACCGAGGAAGAAATTGCGGAAGAAATGGAAATGACCATTGAAAAATTACGGTTCATTGCCAAGTCTGCCCAGCTACCAATTTCCCTAGAAACACCTATCGGCAAAGAAGAAGATTCCCGTCTAGGAGACTTTATTGAAGCAGATGGTGAAACGCCAGAGGATGAGGTTGCTAAAAACCTGTTACGGGAAGATCTCGAAAATGTGCTGGATACCCTCAGTCCCCGTGAACGAGATGTGTTACGGTTACGCTACGGTTTAGATGATGGTCGGATGAAGACCCTAGAAGAAATTGGTCAGATTTTTAACGTTACCCGTGAACGCATTCGTCAAATAGAAGCTAAGGCTTTGCGGAAATTACGACATCCCAATCGCAATAGTATTTTGAAAGAATACATTCGCTAG
- a CDS encoding AGE family epimerase/isomerase yields the protein MTYDFQSLAHQYKTTLKDNIIPFWSNHSLDHEQGGYFTCLDRNGKVYDTDKFIWLQNRQVWLFSLLYEQLEPRPEWLAIARHGADFLAKHGRDKEGNWYFALTRSGQPLVQPYNIFSDCFAAMAFSKFALVSGEDWAKEIALQAYQNVLRRKDNPKGQYSKTYPGTRPLKSLAVPMILANLTLEMAWLLSPATLDQVLETTVKEVMTDFFNPEQGLMYENVAPDGSLVDCFEGRLLNPGHGIEAMWFVMDIAQRRQDQALIEKAVKIVLNILDFAWDREYDGLFYFLDAQGYPPQQLEWDQKLWWVHLESLVALAMGYRLTQNPTCWHWYERLHDYTWSKFADPQGGEWFGYLNRRGEVLLTLKGGKWKGCFHVPRALWLCWRNFEQLAQSQIAQ from the coding sequence ATGACCTACGATTTTCAATCCCTAGCCCATCAATACAAAACCACCCTTAAGGACAATATTATTCCTTTCTGGAGCAATCATTCCCTGGATCATGAGCAAGGTGGCTATTTTACCTGTTTGGATCGCAATGGCAAAGTTTACGACACGGATAAATTTATTTGGTTACAAAACCGTCAAGTTTGGCTTTTTTCCCTGTTATATGAACAACTAGAACCTCGCCCTGAATGGTTGGCGATCGCCCGACATGGAGCCGATTTTTTAGCCAAGCATGGTAGAGACAAAGAGGGAAATTGGTATTTTGCCCTAACGCGATCGGGTCAGCCCTTAGTCCAGCCCTACAACATTTTTTCCGATTGCTTTGCCGCCATGGCTTTTAGTAAATTCGCCCTTGTTTCCGGCGAAGATTGGGCCAAGGAAATCGCGCTTCAAGCCTACCAAAATGTTTTACGGCGCAAGGATAATCCCAAAGGCCAATATAGTAAAACCTACCCTGGCACTCGTCCCCTCAAATCCTTAGCTGTCCCCATGATTTTGGCTAACCTGACCCTAGAAATGGCTTGGTTATTATCGCCAGCAACTCTGGATCAGGTTTTAGAGACAACCGTTAAAGAGGTCATGACCGACTTTTTTAATCCTGAACAAGGTTTAATGTACGAAAATGTCGCACCCGATGGTTCTCTAGTGGATTGTTTTGAAGGTCGTTTACTCAATCCAGGCCATGGGATTGAAGCCATGTGGTTTGTGATGGATATTGCCCAACGTCGTCAGGATCAAGCTTTAATTGAGAAGGCAGTGAAGATTGTCTTGAATATTCTAGATTTTGCCTGGGATCGAGAATACGACGGCCTCTTTTACTTTTTGGATGCCCAGGGTTATCCCCCCCAACAATTGGAATGGGATCAAAAACTGTGGTGGGTACATTTAGAATCTCTGGTGGCCCTAGCCATGGGCTATCGACTTACCCAAAATCCCACCTGCTGGCATTGGTATGAGCGTTTGCACGACTATACCTGGTCAAAATTTGCTGATCCCCAAGGTGGAGAATGGTTTGGTTATTTGAATCGTCGGGGTGAGGTTTTGTTAACATTAAAGGGTGGCAAATGGAAAGGCTGTTTTCATGTTCCCAGGGCGTTATGGCTTTGTTGGCGTAATTTTGAACAGTTAGCCCAATCTCAAATTGCTCAGTAG
- a CDS encoding STAS domain-containing protein: MSLRGTRTVKETYQTFHLTGQLDAFSEPTFRKLVSGHIGEGPAHVVLDLSKIDFLDSSGLGALVQLAKQAKNQGGSLQIVTNSRVTQTVKLVRLEKFLPLHNNVEEAIAALAAS; encoded by the coding sequence GTGAGTTTACGGGGAACTCGTACAGTTAAGGAGACTTACCAAACTTTTCACCTGACGGGCCAACTCGATGCTTTTTCTGAGCCAACGTTTCGCAAACTCGTCAGTGGTCATATAGGGGAAGGCCCGGCCCATGTCGTACTTGATCTCTCCAAAATTGATTTTTTAGATAGTTCTGGTTTAGGAGCCTTGGTGCAATTAGCCAAGCAAGCCAAGAACCAGGGGGGAAGCTTACAAATTGTCACCAACTCCCGCGTTACCCAAACGGTAAAATTGGTGAGATTAGAAAAATTTCTTCCCTTACACAATAATGTAGAGGAAGCGATCGCCGCTCTGGCCGCCAGTTAA
- a CDS encoding ribonuclease III: MTIFETHIALMKSSGREGQIPLGQLSPGALAYLGDAVFELYVRSRFLWPPQRLARYHQQVVAQVRAESQAAMLQGLLPHLTATEQDWVRRGRNAANGCPRRLAPELYQQATSLETLLGYLYLENPERLHELLELVAISG, from the coding sequence ATGACTATTTTTGAGACTCATATTGCCTTGATGAAGTCGTCAGGGAGAGAGGGACAGATACCCCTAGGACAACTTTCGCCAGGAGCCTTAGCCTATTTAGGGGATGCGGTCTTTGAACTCTATGTTCGTTCCCGTTTTTTATGGCCGCCCCAACGTTTAGCCCGTTATCATCAGCAGGTGGTGGCCCAGGTCAGAGCCGAAAGTCAGGCCGCGATGCTCCAGGGCTTGCTTCCTCATTTAACGGCTACGGAGCAGGATTGGGTTCGTCGTGGGCGGAATGCGGCCAATGGCTGTCCCCGTCGTCTTGCACCAGAACTATATCAGCAGGCTACTAGTTTAGAAACTCTATTGGGTTATCTCTATTTAGAGAATCCAGAGCGTCTCCACGAACTCCTAGAACTTGTAGCGATTTCTGGTTAA
- a CDS encoding DUF1816 domain-containing protein, protein MKDFLIQLLNSIGLAYWIEIVTTTPRCTYYFGPFSSKGDAEVAQAGYLEDLSNEDAQGIFVEIKRCKPQNLTIFDETGEEFRPFKVMMPISLQ, encoded by the coding sequence ATGAAAGATTTTTTAATACAACTACTGAATTCTATCGGTTTGGCCTATTGGATTGAGATTGTTACTACCACTCCCCGTTGTACCTATTACTTTGGACCTTTCTCCAGTAAAGGTGATGCAGAAGTTGCCCAGGCAGGCTATTTAGAAGATCTGTCTAATGAAGATGCCCAAGGAATTTTCGTGGAAATAAAGCGTTGTAAGCCCCAAAATTTGACCATCTTTGATGAAACAGGGGAGGAATTTCGCCCTTTTAAGGTCATGATGCCCATCAGTTTACAGTAA
- a CDS encoding divalent-cation tolerance protein CutA, translating into MTENSPETRNYGVVLVTTSSSTEAEAIAAALIESQLAACVSIFPIQSIYRWQGAIAKESEWQLLIKTDLSCLRELENQIKRLHSYEVPEIIALPIVSGSMSYLAWLGNSLST; encoded by the coding sequence ATGACCGAAAATTCTCCAGAAACTAGAAATTATGGGGTCGTTCTGGTGACAACTAGCTCTTCGACTGAAGCAGAGGCGATCGCGGCTGCCTTAATTGAATCCCAACTAGCTGCCTGTGTGAGTATTTTTCCGATCCAATCCATTTATCGTTGGCAAGGAGCGATCGCCAAAGAATCGGAATGGCAGTTATTGATTAAAACTGATTTATCTTGCTTGAGAGAATTGGAAAATCAGATTAAACGTTTACATTCCTATGAAGTGCCAGAAATTATTGCCTTACCCATTGTCTCAGGCTCAATGTCCTATTTAGCCTGGTTAGGAAACAGCTTATCCACCTAA